Proteins encoded within one genomic window of Thermanaerothrix sp.:
- the prfA gene encoding peptide chain release factor 1: MDFIGKLKEIEAALADIEARMADPEVSNNVQEMQSLSKRHSELYPVVQAFREYQKASQALEEAKELMSQEDEEMRALAKEEVQRLSERLPQLEQELKVLLLPRDPNDHKDVIIEIRAGAGGDEAALFAADLFRMYTRYTERQGWRYEIMEMNETGIGGYKEVVFLVKGEGAYSKLKFESGVHRVQRIPATEASGRIHTSTATVAVLPEAEDVDVQIRPEDLKIDTYRASGAGGQYVNMTDSAVRITHIPTGLVVTCQDERSQLKNRAKAMQLLRARLYDQELQRQQAHMAAERKGQVGTGDRSERIRTYNYPQNRLTDHRIGFTLYKLDQVLDGDLYELIEALRMADQAEKLKTLAL, translated from the coding sequence TTGGATTTTATAGGCAAGCTTAAGGAGATAGAGGCGGCCTTGGCGGATATAGAGGCCCGCATGGCGGACCCTGAGGTCTCCAACAACGTGCAGGAGATGCAGTCTTTGAGCAAGAGGCACTCGGAGCTTTATCCGGTGGTTCAGGCCTTTAGGGAGTACCAGAAGGCGTCTCAAGCGTTGGAGGAAGCCAAGGAGCTGATGTCCCAAGAGGACGAGGAGATGAGGGCCCTTGCAAAGGAGGAGGTCCAGCGGCTTTCCGAGCGGCTTCCGCAGCTGGAGCAGGAGCTTAAGGTGTTGCTGCTTCCCAGGGATCCTAACGACCACAAGGACGTCATAATAGAGATCAGAGCCGGGGCGGGGGGCGACGAGGCGGCGCTTTTCGCAGCGGACCTCTTTCGCATGTACACCCGTTACACGGAACGCCAGGGGTGGCGTTACGAGATAATGGAGATGAACGAAACCGGCATAGGCGGATACAAGGAAGTGGTGTTCCTGGTGAAGGGTGAAGGGGCCTATAGCAAGCTCAAGTTCGAGAGTGGCGTTCACCGGGTGCAGAGGATTCCTGCCACGGAGGCGAGCGGCAGGATCCACACCTCCACCGCCACGGTGGCGGTTCTGCCGGAGGCGGAAGATGTGGACGTTCAGATTAGGCCAGAGGATCTTAAGATAGACACCTACCGGGCCAGCGGCGCGGGTGGGCAGTACGTGAACATGACCGACTCGGCGGTTCGTATAACCCATATCCCCACCGGTCTTGTGGTGACCTGTCAGGATGAGAGGTCCCAGCTGAAGAATCGGGCCAAGGCCATGCAGCTGCTGCGGGCCAGGCTCTACGACCAGGAGCTTCAGCGCCAGCAGGCCCATATGGCGGCGGAACGCAAGGGGCAGGTTGGAACCGGCGACAGGTCTGAAAGGATAAGGACCTACAACTATCCCCAAAACCGTTTGACGGACCATCGTATAGGGTTCACCCTTTACAAGCTTGACCAGGTGCTTGATGGGGATCTTTACGAGCTCATAGAGGCTTTGCGTATGGCGGATCAAGCGGAGAAGCTGAAGACCTTAGCCCTCTAG
- a CDS encoding DUF1385 domain-containing protein yields MRGSVVLWSFLKWMAGLTVGVLKSPEVPLPVGGQAVIEGVLMRGYSSWGISIRTPEGSLWRERWGISSWTARSPWNWPVLRGFCSMVDMVREGYKGLSISASVSSQEEPSKLESLLSILIAVTAVVGLFLLLPLWLSETLGGRVHVKGVSLRLLEGIIRGAVFVAYLGLVGLWGDMRRVFAYHGAEHKTINAYESGAPMDVDSIKSFSRIHPRCGTSFLVVVILVSVVVFGLMGRGGLLWRISSRVILLPLVVGISYEIIKWASRGSVVGRALVFPALGLQFLTTREPSDDQIEVALDALRVALGPDVHLSPSTAGGETQVDQG; encoded by the coding sequence TTGCGGGGATCGGTAGTGTTGTGGTCGTTCCTTAAGTGGATGGCGGGGTTGACCGTGGGGGTTTTGAAGTCCCCTGAGGTCCCCCTGCCGGTGGGTGGGCAGGCGGTGATAGAGGGCGTTCTAATGCGTGGATACTCCTCCTGGGGTATTTCAATCAGGACCCCGGAGGGTTCCCTGTGGAGGGAACGGTGGGGTATATCCTCTTGGACTGCCCGGTCTCCTTGGAACTGGCCGGTCTTAAGGGGCTTCTGCTCCATGGTTGACATGGTTAGGGAGGGCTACAAAGGGCTTAGCATTTCGGCCTCCGTTTCATCCCAGGAGGAGCCCTCTAAGCTGGAGTCGCTTCTGTCCATCCTCATCGCCGTGACGGCGGTGGTGGGCCTATTTCTCTTGCTGCCCCTGTGGTTGTCTGAGACGCTTGGTGGACGAGTTCACGTTAAAGGCGTCTCTTTGAGGCTTCTTGAGGGCATCATCAGGGGAGCTGTTTTTGTGGCCTACCTGGGATTGGTTGGCCTTTGGGGGGATATGCGGAGGGTCTTCGCTTATCATGGGGCGGAGCACAAGACCATAAACGCCTATGAGTCCGGAGCTCCTATGGATGTAGATTCCATAAAGTCCTTCTCCAGGATACATCCCCGCTGTGGTACGTCCTTCTTGGTGGTGGTCATCCTGGTTAGCGTGGTGGTTTTCGGGTTGATGGGGCGGGGAGGGCTTCTTTGGAGGATTTCCAGCCGGGTTATCCTGTTGCCCCTGGTGGTGGGAATATCGTATGAGATAATAAAATGGGCATCCCGTGGAAGCGTTGTGGGCAGGGCGTTGGTCTTTCCTGCCCTGGGGTTGCAGTTTCTGACCACTCGGGAGCCCTCCGATGACCAGATCGAGGTGGCCTTGGATGCCCTCAGGGTTGCCCTGGGGCCCGATGTGCACCTTTCGCCCTCCACGGCGGGCGGTGAAACCCAAGTTGATCAGGGGTGA
- the trxB gene encoding thioredoxin-disulfide reductase: MEKRELVILGAGPAGLTAAIYGRRAGLDVLILERGMPGGQITITDEIENWPGVQHASGQELADSFRRHAEKFSPEFRDATVTSLEIRNGRKVVVTDKGEVEAEAVIIATGANFKRLGCPGEAEYTGRGVSYCAVCDGAFFEGEEVAVIGGGNTAVEEACYLTQFASKVYIVHRRDSFRADKVPVERAMANPKIVPVFNSVVEAIEGGDMVERLVLKNVKTQEVSHLPVAGVFIFVGTAPNSGFASSLVETAPGGWIKTSPKMETSVEGIFAAGDVRDTFLRQVVTAAGDGAVAAMSAYSYITEQLHLQKVLLEPERVNALFYSSIDEGQVGLVARAEEWAESNGISLTVVDGYRSLRMMEKLGVKELPTAMVLQGGKEASRAKVSSVEDLKIFL, encoded by the coding sequence ATGGAAAAGAGGGAACTGGTGATACTTGGCGCTGGGCCTGCTGGACTTACCGCAGCCATATACGGCAGGAGGGCAGGGCTTGACGTCCTGATCCTGGAGCGTGGCATGCCGGGAGGGCAGATAACCATAACCGATGAGATCGAAAACTGGCCCGGCGTACAGCACGCTTCCGGTCAGGAGCTGGCGGACAGCTTCCGGCGCCACGCGGAGAAGTTCTCTCCGGAGTTTCGGGATGCTACGGTTACCTCCCTGGAGATCCGCAACGGACGCAAGGTGGTTGTGACCGATAAGGGAGAGGTTGAGGCGGAGGCGGTCATAATAGCCACCGGTGCCAACTTCAAGCGCCTGGGGTGTCCCGGTGAGGCGGAGTATACCGGGCGGGGGGTCAGTTACTGCGCCGTGTGCGACGGAGCCTTCTTCGAGGGAGAAGAGGTGGCAGTGATAGGCGGCGGCAATACCGCCGTGGAAGAGGCATGTTACCTCACTCAGTTTGCCAGCAAGGTTTACATAGTGCACCGGAGGGACTCCTTCCGGGCGGACAAGGTCCCTGTGGAAAGGGCCATGGCCAACCCCAAGATAGTTCCGGTCTTCAACTCCGTGGTGGAGGCCATAGAGGGAGGGGACATGGTTGAGCGGTTGGTGTTGAAGAACGTTAAGACCCAGGAGGTTAGCCATCTGCCGGTGGCGGGGGTCTTCATATTCGTAGGAACTGCCCCCAACAGCGGCTTTGCCTCTTCCCTGGTGGAAACAGCTCCCGGGGGTTGGATAAAGACCAGCCCCAAGATGGAGACCTCTGTGGAGGGCATATTTGCCGCCGGCGACGTTCGGGACACGTTCCTCCGCCAGGTGGTGACCGCCGCTGGGGATGGGGCGGTTGCCGCCATGTCCGCCTATTCCTACATAACGGAGCAGCTGCACCTGCAGAAGGTGCTTTTGGAGCCCGAGCGGGTGAACGCCCTGTTCTACTCCAGCATAGATGAGGGCCAGGTGGGTTTGGTTGCCCGGGCGGAAGAATGGGCGGAGTCCAATGGGATCAGCCTTACCGTGGTCGATGGCTATAGGAGCCTTAGGATGATGGAGAAACTGGGGGTAAAGGAGCTGCCTACCGCCATGGTGCTTCAGGGGGGCAAGGAGGCTTCTAGGGCCAAAGTTTCGTCGGTGGAGGACCTTAAGATATTCCTTTGA
- a CDS encoding diacylglycerol kinase codes for MGQWKNTSLLRKFMYSCNGLKVAFIMERAVAYETAASLLVLGVGLSLRRPPSIVIPSFLLSLLPLSLELVNSAVEIMIDCHIGQTYREDIKRTKDMLSASVFVSLVACYGGAIWLLFCK; via the coding sequence TTGGGCCAGTGGAAGAACACCAGCCTCTTGAGGAAGTTCATGTACTCTTGCAACGGTCTTAAGGTAGCGTTCATCATGGAAAGGGCTGTGGCCTATGAGACCGCAGCGTCCCTCTTGGTGCTTGGCGTAGGGCTTTCCTTGAGGCGCCCTCCATCGATCGTCATACCATCGTTCCTCTTATCCCTGCTGCCACTTTCTTTAGAGCTGGTCAACTCGGCGGTTGAGATAATGATAGACTGCCACATAGGCCAGACCTACCGGGAGGACATCAAGCGAACAAAGGACATGCTTTCCGCCTCTGTGTTCGTAAGCCTGGTGGCTTGCTATGGCGGCGCCATCTGGCTGCTGTTTTGCAAATAG
- a CDS encoding peptide chain release factor N(5)-glutamine methyltransferase, with the protein MERVVLRLCEIRRMVAEVLEASSHVSRPMWEAAMIVAASHNVSREAVLTSVEDRYEPSPSLEMARRRAKGEPLAYVLGSMDFLRWRFLVGPGCLIPRPETEVLALKAAEVLPRGGTFLDWGTGSGCIACSIAMMVQDSLGVAMDLSPGALKWAWRNLREHQLLGRVFALHGGGPLDLPSSFKSFDLVVANPPYIPSDHLAALDVSVRCFEPHVALDGGPRGLEVPLNWLSECGRILKPGGYVLMETAGPHQVEELGRLSLEGFEYLGCFEDQYGVGRFAWWRSLGYDGDVVGRLG; encoded by the coding sequence TTGGAGAGGGTTGTTTTGAGGCTCTGTGAAATAAGGCGGATGGTGGCGGAGGTTTTGGAGGCGTCGTCTCACGTAAGCCGTCCCATGTGGGAGGCGGCCATGATAGTGGCCGCCTCCCACAACGTTTCCAGGGAGGCCGTGTTGACGTCCGTGGAGGATCGTTACGAACCATCTCCGTCGTTGGAGATGGCTCGAAGAAGAGCTAAAGGGGAGCCGTTGGCTTACGTTTTGGGCTCCATGGACTTTTTGCGCTGGAGGTTTCTTGTGGGGCCGGGATGCCTTATTCCTCGGCCTGAGACGGAGGTGTTGGCGCTTAAGGCGGCGGAGGTTCTTCCAAGGGGAGGGACCTTTCTTGATTGGGGTACCGGGAGTGGCTGCATAGCCTGCTCCATTGCCATGATGGTTCAAGACAGCCTAGGCGTTGCCATGGATCTAAGCCCCGGCGCCCTCAAGTGGGCCTGGCGCAACCTTAGAGAGCACCAGCTGCTTGGCAGAGTGTTCGCCCTTCATGGCGGGGGGCCCTTGGATCTGCCTTCTTCTTTTAAATCCTTTGACCTGGTGGTGGCAAATCCGCCCTATATACCATCGGATCACCTGGCCGCCTTGGACGTTTCTGTCCGATGTTTCGAACCACACGTTGCCCTTGATGGCGGTCCAAGGGGCCTGGAGGTTCCCTTAAATTGGCTTTCCGAATGTGGCAGAATCCTTAAACCCGGTGGGTACGTGTTGATGGAAACCGCTGGGCCCCACCAGGTGGAGGAGCTGGGAAGGCTTAGTTTGGAAGGATTTGAGTACCTGGGGTGCTTTGAGGATCAGTACGGGGTGGGCCGGTTTGCCTGGTGGCGTTCCTTGGGGTACGACGGGGACGTGGTAGGGCGATTGGGGTAA
- the rpmE gene encoding 50S ribosomal protein L31, which yields MKKDIHPKYEVCRVTCACGNSFETRSTTGDIKVAVCNACHPFYTGKKGGRVVEAGRLEKFRQKYAGVDYGQRKVSE from the coding sequence ATGAAGAAGGACATCCATCCCAAGTACGAGGTTTGCAGGGTAACTTGCGCTTGCGGGAACTCCTTTGAGACCCGCTCCACCACCGGCGACATAAAGGTTGCGGTCTGCAACGCCTGTCATCCATTCTACACCGGCAAGAAGGGTGGAAGGGTGGTGGAGGCCGGCCGTCTTGAGAAGTTCCGCCAGAAGTATGCCGGCGTTGATTACGGCCAGAGGAAGGTGTCCGAGTAG
- a CDS encoding formate--tetrahydrofolate ligase, giving the protein MLSDIEIAQSAKCKPIGEIAAELGIPDDALIPYGKNKAKVDLNFYRTLSDRKDGKLILVTATTPTAAGEGKTTVTIGLTQGLVKRGKKAMLCLREPSLGPCFGVKGGAAGGGYSQVLPMEEINLHFTGDIHAVGVAHNLLAAMIDNHLQQGNQLNIDPRTVSWRRVVDMNDRALRHVVIGLGGKADGVPRETGFDITVASEVMAILCLAESISDLKERLSRVVVARTYDGKPVTAGQLKAHGAMAALLKEAIQPNLVQTIEHVPAFVHGGPFANIAHGTNSIVATKMALKLRDYVVVEAGFASDLGAEKFMDIVSPYGGFNPQAVVVVTTVRALKLHGGVPKERLSEENLEALKAGIANLEAHIDNMSQFGVPVVVALNRFVADTDAEIEMVRSAAAAKGAPVALAEVWAKGGEGGLELADLVLKAIEGGSNYKRLYDWNLPLKEKINVIATKVYGADGVDFSPAASKALAELEEMGYGGLPVCMAKTQMSLSDQPELKGRPKGFRINVREVRLSAGAGFVVAICGSIMTMPGLPKVPAAERIDIDDHGRITGLF; this is encoded by the coding sequence GTGCTTTCGGACATTGAGATAGCCCAGTCTGCCAAGTGTAAGCCCATAGGTGAGATAGCCGCCGAGTTGGGAATACCGGATGATGCTTTGATACCCTATGGCAAGAACAAGGCCAAGGTGGATCTTAACTTTTATCGTACCCTTTCGGACAGGAAGGATGGGAAGCTTATACTGGTCACCGCCACTACCCCCACTGCGGCGGGGGAGGGTAAGACCACGGTTACCATAGGGCTTACCCAGGGGCTTGTTAAGCGGGGCAAGAAGGCCATGCTTTGTCTTAGGGAGCCCTCCTTGGGGCCGTGCTTTGGCGTGAAGGGCGGGGCCGCGGGGGGAGGGTACTCCCAGGTGCTTCCCATGGAGGAGATAAACCTGCACTTCACCGGAGACATCCATGCGGTGGGCGTGGCCCACAACCTGCTTGCCGCCATGATAGACAACCACCTTCAGCAGGGAAACCAGCTTAACATAGATCCAAGGACCGTCAGCTGGCGTCGGGTGGTGGACATGAACGACAGGGCCTTGCGGCATGTGGTGATAGGCCTTGGCGGAAAGGCAGACGGGGTTCCCAGGGAGACCGGTTTCGACATAACCGTGGCCTCGGAGGTCATGGCCATACTGTGTCTTGCGGAGAGCATCTCGGACCTCAAGGAGAGGCTCAGCCGGGTGGTGGTGGCCAGGACCTACGACGGCAAGCCTGTTACCGCCGGCCAGTTAAAGGCCCACGGTGCCATGGCGGCACTCTTGAAGGAGGCCATCCAGCCCAACCTGGTTCAGACCATAGAGCACGTTCCGGCTTTTGTGCACGGTGGGCCTTTCGCTAACATAGCCCATGGTACCAACTCCATCGTGGCCACTAAGATGGCCCTTAAGCTTCGGGACTACGTGGTCGTGGAAGCCGGCTTTGCGTCGGATCTTGGGGCGGAGAAGTTCATGGACATAGTGTCTCCCTATGGTGGCTTCAACCCCCAGGCGGTGGTGGTAGTTACCACCGTAAGGGCCCTTAAGCTGCACGGCGGAGTCCCGAAGGAAAGGCTCTCGGAGGAGAACCTGGAGGCCCTCAAGGCCGGTATAGCAAACCTGGAGGCCCACATAGACAACATGTCCCAGTTTGGCGTCCCGGTGGTTGTGGCCCTTAACCGTTTTGTGGCGGACACCGACGCGGAGATAGAGATGGTTCGTTCCGCCGCTGCCGCCAAAGGAGCCCCCGTAGCCCTTGCGGAGGTTTGGGCCAAGGGGGGTGAGGGAGGTCTGGAATTGGCGGATCTGGTCCTCAAGGCCATTGAAGGAGGGTCTAATTACAAGAGGCTCTACGACTGGAACCTTCCCCTCAAGGAGAAGATAAACGTCATTGCCACCAAGGTTTACGGTGCCGATGGAGTTGATTTCAGCCCTGCGGCCTCTAAGGCCTTGGCGGAGCTTGAGGAGATGGGATACGGTGGGCTTCCGGTGTGCATGGCAAAGACCCAGATGTCCCTTTCGGATCAGCCGGAACTTAAGGGTCGTCCTAAGGGGTTCAGGATAAACGTGCGGGAGGTGCGCCTGTCCGCAGGGGCTGGGTTTGTGGTGGCCATATGCGGTTCTATAATGACCATGCCGGGACTTCCAAAGGTTCCTGCGGCGGAGAGGATAGACATAGACGATCATGGCAGGATAACCGGGCTTTTCTAG
- a CDS encoding TAXI family TRAP transporter solute-binding subunit — protein MKRFSKLMLAALLVAAMGGAAHAKTFLSIATGGTSGTYYPIGGAIAQAVNKGAPDLQVTAETGNASVANLNLIGAHDIEIAFAQNDATYWAYNGKMMFKTPIKNVRVIAALYPEHVHLITLKNSNVKGVLDLKGKRVSVGAPGSGVEADVRAIFQTVGLKYSDMKTDFLDFGATTQRFKDNQIDAGFVVAGYPVSSIMDLATTKDITLVNFDNATMAKLTKEFPYFVKSTIPANTYKGVTQATQTPAVMALLVVDEKVPEDVVYKFTKALWENIDIVHKAHAKGKEINLKSALDGVTVPLHPGAAKYYKEKGLKLPK, from the coding sequence ATGAAGAGGTTTTCGAAGCTTATGCTTGCGGCGTTATTGGTGGCAGCCATGGGCGGGGCCGCCCACGCTAAGACCTTCCTGTCCATAGCCACCGGCGGTACCTCCGGAACCTATTATCCGATAGGCGGGGCCATAGCCCAGGCGGTCAACAAGGGGGCCCCTGATCTTCAGGTCACCGCAGAGACTGGAAACGCCTCGGTGGCCAACCTCAACCTCATCGGAGCCCACGACATCGAGATAGCCTTTGCGCAGAACGACGCCACCTACTGGGCTTACAACGGCAAGATGATGTTCAAGACCCCCATCAAGAACGTACGGGTGATAGCGGCCCTCTATCCGGAGCACGTGCACCTCATAACCCTCAAGAATTCAAACGTCAAGGGCGTTCTGGACCTCAAGGGCAAGAGGGTTTCCGTGGGAGCTCCCGGCTCCGGCGTGGAGGCGGACGTCCGGGCCATATTCCAGACCGTTGGCCTCAAGTACTCGGACATGAAGACCGACTTCCTTGATTTCGGCGCCACCACCCAGCGTTTCAAGGACAACCAGATCGACGCCGGGTTCGTGGTGGCGGGTTACCCGGTGTCCTCCATAATGGACCTGGCCACCACCAAGGACATAACCCTGGTCAACTTCGACAACGCTACCATGGCCAAGCTCACCAAGGAGTTCCCCTACTTCGTCAAGAGCACCATCCCCGCCAACACCTACAAAGGCGTGACCCAGGCGACCCAGACCCCGGCGGTCATGGCCCTTCTGGTGGTGGACGAGAAGGTACCCGAGGACGTGGTCTACAAGTTTACCAAGGCCCTCTGGGAGAACATCGACATAGTCCACAAGGCCCACGCCAAGGGCAAGGAGATAAACCTCAAGAGCGCCCTTGATGGCGTAACGGTACCCCTCCATCCCGGTGCGGCTAAGTACTACAAGGAGAAGGGCTTGAAGCTTCCCAAGTAG
- the thyX gene encoding FAD-dependent thymidylate synthase yields the protein MSLEVKLISHTEDPVRIVAAAARLCYSPVGAVEILDRFDQAKARDLIGKLTRSGHMSPFEHASFTFAVDGLSRVASHQLVRHRIASFSQQSQRYVDSSGGSCVVPPSVMESQEALDLFQRTVQVAVEAYRQLCSMGVPKEDARFLLPHGFSTRLVFTMNARELHHFFSLRLCRRAQWEIRLLAVKMLGLVRAAAPELFELAGPSCLTAGRCSEEMSCNRPFASMEELLCGDR from the coding sequence TTGTCGTTAGAGGTTAAACTGATATCCCATACGGAGGATCCGGTCAGGATTGTGGCCGCCGCAGCCAGGCTCTGTTACAGCCCCGTGGGCGCCGTTGAGATCCTTGACAGGTTTGATCAGGCCAAGGCCAGGGATCTAATAGGCAAACTTACCCGCAGCGGCCACATGTCTCCCTTCGAGCACGCCTCCTTTACATTTGCGGTGGACGGGTTAAGCCGGGTGGCATCCCACCAGCTGGTGAGGCATCGCATCGCTAGCTTTTCCCAGCAGAGTCAGCGCTACGTGGACTCCTCCGGCGGGAGCTGTGTGGTGCCTCCCTCGGTGATGGAGTCGCAGGAGGCTTTGGATCTGTTCCAGCGGACGGTTCAGGTGGCCGTTGAAGCCTACCGGCAGCTTTGTTCCATGGGGGTTCCCAAGGAGGATGCCAGGTTCCTGTTGCCCCACGGCTTCTCTACTCGTTTGGTCTTCACCATGAATGCCCGGGAGCTTCACCACTTCTTTTCCCTCCGGCTTTGCAGGAGGGCCCAGTGGGAGATAAGGCTCCTTGCGGTCAAGATGTTGGGTTTGGTAAGGGCTGCGGCCCCGGAACTGTTTGAGCTGGCGGGACCTTCATGTCTTACCGCCGGGAGGTGTTCCGAGGAGATGTCCTGTAACAGGCCCTTCGCCTCAATGGAGGAACTGCTTTGCGGGGATCGGTAG